The Nostoc sp. PCC 7524 nucleotide sequence GACCACAAACGAGCCATCCAGCTAGATCCCAACCTAGCAGAAGCTTACCATAACCGAGGTAATGTCTACTATGTCTTAGGAGATTATCCAGCCGCAATCAGAGACTATAATCACGCCATAGAAATTAACCCTAACTTAGCCACAGCATACTATAACCGGGGTGCAATTCGTTCTCGACAAAAAGAATACCACCTCGCCCTAGAAGACTTTAACCAAGCCCTCAAGTTAAACCCAGAAGACGCACAAGCATATGCGGAACGGGGTTTAATTCGAGAAGTTAGGGGAGACTATCAAGGAGCGATCGCTGATTATAACCAAGCATTACAAATAAATCCCTATTTAGTTTTAGTTTACGGTTTTCGCGCCAATGTCCGCCGCCAACTAGGTGATTATCCCGGCGCACTAGCCGATAGTAATCAATTATTAACACTACATCCCCAACTGGCAGCAGGATACTGCGATCGCGCTACAGCTCGCCGTCATTTAGGAGACTATCAAGGAGCTATTAGTGACTACAATCAAGCATTACAGATTAATCCCAACTTAGTAGAAGCATACTACGGTCGAGCTATTACCCATGAAGCCCTACAAGATTTCCTGGGAGCAATTGCAGATAACACCCAAGCTATCAGATTTGCACCCGATTTTGCCCCAGCTTATTGTAATCGCGGTAATGTCCGCCGCCAACTAGGAGATCACAGAGGGGCATTAGCCGACTATAATCAAGCATTAGCAATTAATCCCAACTTAGTGGAAAGTTATTTTAATCGGGGTGCGCTGCACTATGCCCAACAAAACTATCAAGAGGCGATCGCTGACTACACCCAAGCTTTAGAAATTAATCCCCAGTCTGCCCTATTTTATAGCCATCGCGCCAATAGTTACTATGCCCTCAATCAGTATCACCAAGCCATAGCAGATTATACCCAAGCCATTTTGATTGATTCTAGTGACGTAGAAGACTGGTATAACCGAGGACGTAGCCATGCCCAATTGGGAAACTTTCCAGAAGCCTTAGCTGATTTAAACACAGCCTTACAACGTCAACCTTATTGGGCTTCAGCATATCTTTTAAGGGCTGAGATTCGCCGGAATTTAGGAGACAAAGAAGGTGCAATCAGTGATTTCCAGCAATCGGCTGAGATTTATCAGCAAGACGGTAATACGCAATACCATCAACAAATTCTCGATATAATCGCTGCACTATAAAACACGACGCAAAATAAGTTTGATAATTTGCACCCAAATCAACCGGAGACTGTGCTGCATCACTAGAGGAGCTAAAGCAGAAATAACTAAGAATAATATAGTATTAATGAAATTAAAATCTTTAGTAAAACTCATAGCGATCGCAGGGATAATACAAGTGATGCCCCACGCTAACCAATTAATATATTCATAATTAATAGCAATAAGCTTTTGGAGTTGTTGAAACAGTAGATAGCGACAAGCAGCAAGCAATAAAGTTGCTCCTAATAGACACACAATAAACAACAATACACCATTGATAGAATGAATTATATTTACAGGATATATTTTACTAATTACAAAAACAGTAGGAAATAGCGCCGCTAATTCCCAAATCAGCACATTTAACTGATTTCTTAAACCACCTAACAATTGATTTACTAGCCAATAATGAGCAGAAATAATCATGGAGCAATTAGCATGATTTTGCAGAAAATTTTGCTGAATTTTGTGAATAACATCCCCATGAAACAAAACAATACTTTGCAAAACACAGTCTGGCTCTTGATATTCATTGTCTGATGATTTCTCTTGTTGATAGTAAGAATTAAACGTACAGCCAGTCTGTAAAGTTGTTTTATCTTGTAAAGATTTACTTCTAAATATTTTGAATATATTCATCAAAAACGCCAGATATGACTTAGTAGTTTTCTGGCGAATTTTTTTTGTAAAATCTTCAGGGACAAAGTTATACTGAAAAAAAGTACAATACCAAAGTTGGAGCAGCAACTTTGGTGGAATATATAAAGAAAGTCCTGATTTTTTAGCTTGTTGAATCTGTTCTACAACTTTTTGGTTGAGGTAAAAATTATAATGAGACTGCTCAACCTGAAGTTTCACATGATTACCTTGAGGAATTTGTAATACAAAAGTCAGGTTAACATCAGCTAGAGTATTTATTTGTGTCTTATCTTTTACCATTGGGAGCTAAGTTCGC carries:
- a CDS encoding tetratricopeptide repeat protein; translated protein: MDAQYYYNQAVNENLPKEYQGAITDAPQKIDLNADAETYCHRGLILSSEQQDYLGAIAFFNLSVEINPHFAEAYYHRGNARYCLADYSRAIADYHQALDINPTFAESYYCRGRAYFAVGDYDQAIADYINTIEVNPQLASHINLDIANAYYHRGIVHNGCGDYPEAIADFQQALQWHPYLAAAYSSRGVVYHNLGEYQQAIADHKRAIQLDPNLAEAYHNRGNVYYVLGDYPAAIRDYNHAIEINPNLATAYYNRGAIRSRQKEYHLALEDFNQALKLNPEDAQAYAERGLIREVRGDYQGAIADYNQALQINPYLVLVYGFRANVRRQLGDYPGALADSNQLLTLHPQLAAGYCDRATARRHLGDYQGAISDYNQALQINPNLVEAYYGRAITHEALQDFLGAIADNTQAIRFAPDFAPAYCNRGNVRRQLGDHRGALADYNQALAINPNLVESYFNRGALHYAQQNYQEAIADYTQALEINPQSALFYSHRANSYYALNQYHQAIADYTQAILIDSSDVEDWYNRGRSHAQLGNFPEALADLNTALQRQPYWASAYLLRAEIRRNLGDKEGAISDFQQSAEIYQQDGNTQYHQQILDIIAAL